One Dermacentor silvarum isolate Dsil-2018 chromosome 10, BIME_Dsil_1.4, whole genome shotgun sequence genomic window carries:
- the LOC125941088 gene encoding uncharacterized protein LOC125941088, with amino-acid sequence MAHATETTCSHVNDEGDGQAEKDDDDQNNNKGNTKATTKKTTSTSTTSTTTTTTQRPIPPNTLVCTYGPAITASSPFPKDGVCDYTILEQMPASRAEDFGEPYPPEVKHFIDTAARHTKTEFGVAFDYE; translated from the exons ATGGCCCACGCCACAGAGACGACGTGCTCGCACGT CAACGACGAAGGCGACGGCCAAGccgaaaaagacgacgacgaccagaACAACAACAAAGGCAACACAAAGGCAACAACAAAGAAGACGACATCGACATCAACGACCTCGACTACAACGACAACAACGC AGCGGCCCATCCCACCCAACACGTTGGTGTGCACGTACGGGCCGGCGATCACGGCGAGTTCACCGTTCCCCAAGGACGGCGTTTGCGACTACACCATCCTGGAGCAGATGCCCGCCTCACGTGCTGAGGACTTTGGCGAGCCGTACCCGCCCGAAGTGAAGCACTTCATTGACACTGCGGCGCGGCACACGAAGACTGAGTTCGGCGTCGCCTTCGATTACGAGTGA